Below is a genomic region from Parageobacillus toebii NBRC 107807.
ATCATGGATGTCTTCTGGGCGAATGCCTAAAATGACTTCTTTACCAATATAGCCCTGGTCACGAAGCACTTTCATTTTTCCTTCTGGAACGCTAATAGTAATATTACCAATGACAAACTTGCCATCTTGCAATGTTCCTTTTAAGAAGTTCATCGCTGGAGAGCCGATAAAGCCACCGACGAAAATATTTTCTGGTTTTTCATATACTTCTCTCGGTGTGCCGACTTGCTGGATGACACCATCTTTCATGACAACAAGCCGTGTTGCCATTGTCATCGCTTCCGTTTGATCGTGTGTGACGTAAATCGTTGTTGTTTCTAAACGCTGATGTAATTTAGCGATTTCGGAACGCATTTGCACACGAAGTTTTGCATCCAAGTTCGAAAGCGGTTCGTCCATTAGAAATACTTTTGCGTCGCGGACGATGGCGCGTCCTAATGCCACCCGTTGTCGTTGGCCGCCAGAAAGCGCTTTTGGCTTGCGATCTAAGTATTGTTCAAGGCCAAGAATGCGCGCTGCTTCGCGGACGCGGCGTTCGATTTCTGCTTTTGGGAATTTCCGTAATTTTAAGCCAAACGCCATGTTATCGTAAACGCTCATATGCGGATAAAGCGCGTAGTTTTGGAATACCATCGCAATATCGCGGTCTTTTGGCGCGACATCATTCATGCGCTTGCCGTCAATATATAAGTCGCCTTTTGAAATTTCCTCAAGACCGGCAATCATTCGCAATGTTGTCGATTTGCCGCAGCCGGATGGACCGACAAAGACGATAAATTCCTTATCTTTAATATGTAGGTTAAAATCTTTTACAGCGATTACGTTGTTATCGTAAATTTTATAAATGTGCTCTAAACGAAGCTCTGCCATATTCTCACTCCCCCTATTAGAAAACGTTTTCAACTGCTTTAAGCGTACCGAAAATAGCAGAATTCGTAAATGGACAACATGCACAAAAAAAGAGGGAGATTTCAGGCAAGATGACGAATAGACGGACTATGCGCTTGCCTCGTATGGTGATCCTGGCTTTACTGTAGTTCAATTGTCCGCATATTGCTGTAATAATATTGCTAAATACACAGCGACAGCTCCTTTAAAATGTTTAATATCGATTCCTGTTTTTTCAATAAATTTATCAATGCGATATTGTAAACTGTTGCGGTGCATATATAACTTTTTTGCCGCTAAGGAAACGTTTAGATTGCATTGAAAAAACGTTTTGATGATATGAAGTGACTCGTCATCCAATGTTTCGAGAAAAGGAAGCGACTTCTTGATCATTTCAAGTTCCGAGGAACCATGGATAAGCAATAGCGGAATCACATCTTCCATCTGATATACCGTTTGTGTTGGCATATACGTTTGTGCTAGCTGGAAACATTGTTTTTCGTGGCAAAATAATTCATAAAGATGGTCACCATATGGATGGATGTGCCCGATAAATAGATGAATGGTGACGTAAAAATCGGTAGATAATGTATCAATAATTTCAGCAAACGGCAAAGGATCTAGGGTTGGTTTTTGTTTTTTTTCAATAATGACACCTCGGTAGTCGTGTTCCCAAACGATAATAATATGTTCGGAAAACAACCCGCTGATGACATCGAAAAAATCATCTTTGTTGACAACAGAACCTTTTATGAAAAAATGAATAAAGCGATAATACGGGGAGTGGGAGGAAAAATGCTGCAGCAACGTTGAATCTCCATGCGTGACCCAACGATGCCACGCCATTTCTTCATCGCTAATCGTACGGCTGACATCGGGAATCGGCGTGAGAAAAATCGATAATAGCTGTTTTTCCTGTTTCGATAGACGTTGTTTGCAAATTCCGATTTTATCTCCATCTTTTGTATAAAACCATTCATATGCATCAGTGTCGGCTACTTGTTCATTAATGACGATTGCATCCTTATAGTAGGATTTTAGCTGTTTGAGCATGGCGATGTTTCCTTTCTACAACTGAATGATTCCTTTCACTTATTATACAAAAAGAAAAACCGATTTTCCCAATAAAAAGGAAAATCGGTTTTTGAATGGCTACGTTGTTTCATGAGGAGGTTCTTCTTTTGCTAAGTCGCGCGCTTCCTCGATGTTTACGGCATCACCGTGGCCATGGACATAGCCCCCTGCCAATCCCTCATTGATCATACGGTCGATATCCATATAGTGTTCATCGCGTCCTTCATATTGGGAATCTTGATAATTCCGTTTGTTTCGTTCCGTCATAATGCGTCCCTCCTTGTTTTTTGTAGTTTGTATTATAAAAGCATAGATTATTCGTATTCATCATATATATGTCAAAAAGCAGGACAAGCAAGGAGGGAACACAATGATACGCACGGTGAAACAACTGCTGTACATAACAAGAACATCAACGCAACTAGCAGAACAGATGGCAGAAATAGTGAGCGATGAAACGTGGAAACAACAATTTATTCTGTATTTAGAGGATATAACACGTCAATATAAACTATGGCAATATATTCACTATTTACTTGCCGGGGCATATGAAGAAAGCGACAGTGAAAAGATCGTAACAGCTTCGGTTTCCGAACTGTTGTATGCGCTTTGTTCCAATGAATTAAAAAAAGGAATGTTGTGTCGAAAAGCAAGTGAGATGTTATCGGGAGCTGCACAAAAAGCGGCAGATCACTCATTACAGCAGGCCATTCAATATAGCCAGCTATTTTTTACGATGATAAAAAACCAGCTAGTTCATCAAATAGGGAGATAAGCTGTTTGGCACCATGATGTTGAATGTCCGGTTCGTCGAAAATCATCGGTTTGGCGTTCAGTTCGTACATGTACAATTGTCCATCTTTGCTAAGGCCAATATCCGCGGAAAACTCGCCAATAAAACCGAAATGCTTGCTCATTTCTTTCCCGCACTCGGAAATTAGGTTACATAAAAGGGCTTCATCGATCCGATGTTTCACTTCGGAATACGGCAGAAGTTTTCCGCCGTTTAGGACGTGTGTTGTCAGTTGTTGCGCTGGCGCCATCCGCACACCAATGCCGCTGATTGCATAAGCGCCGTGGTGATAATGAACGAGAACACGCAAATCATACCGATTTCCTTTCCATGTATCAGCGTCAATTGTTTGTTGGACAATATAGCGTTTCGATGAAAAAAGAGGAGTGAGTTCGTCAAGGGAAGTGAGTGTTTTTCGAACATTTATTTGTTCGTAAAGGATGTGTGTTTGTAAAGGAGAAGAAGTTAAGCGAAACAGCCCTTTTCCTTTTGCTCCTTCGTTTGGTTTAACGTATACACTTCCGTGTGTTTGCAGCATTTTTCGTATATCGTCCGTATCATGAACTAAAAGCGTAGCTGGCAAATGCGGGCGCAATTGGTCGTTTTTTTGTAATGTCTCGTATAATTCCCACTTTGTAAAAAAAGAACGATTAAAAAATGGAATGCAAAGGTTGTTTAAAAATTCGATGATTCGTTGGAATTCGTCTGTTTTTTCTTCTGATCTGCTTTTGATTCGGTTGTAAAAAACGTCGGGAAGAGGGGCGGTAACAGGCACCCACTGTCCGAGGCCGCGAACGAATACATATCCTTGAACGAATTTTTCATAGATAGAGCTAAATGGTAAAACGATAGCGATACTTCCCGCTTCTTGCAAGGAAGTGGTGATCAGCTCGATATATCGTTTTTTTTCGTTTTAACAAAGCGGGAATGGAAGATTCGCTAATCATAATGCCGACAAGCGGTCCTACTTTTCCCCGCTGTTCTTTTACGTGAAACGAAAAAGACGGCAATTCGTTAGAAAAAGCCAATGGATGCTGGTATCCAAAAACGTAGGTACGGCCTTCATCTTGATGAAACCATTGTTGTTTTTTTTCATTGTAGCAAATGATCGTCATGTGAATAACGCCTCTGGTTCATCAATTATTTTTTTACTTAAATAAACGGCGTACGCAAGAGAGAGCATCGCTGTTAGTTCATCATATCGCTTTAGCTTCGGATGTTTAAAAATGCATCGTCCCGGCTTCGAATTTGCTTCAAACATCCAAATCCGATATTGTTGGTCGATTCCAAGATCAAATCCGATTTCACCAATGTTCATCTGAAGCTGTTCCTCAAGACAACGGCTTAGGGTAAGAGCGGTGTCATGAAGTTGCCTTATGATATGGTTGCGAGTGCTTCGGTCTGGGAAAATTTCTTCGATCGTTTTTACGATGCCCCCATTGTTAATATGGGTCGTAACGCTTCTTTTTTCTGCGATTTTTGCAGCGATCGCGCTCACCTGCCAAACCCCTTCTTCGTTTTTATTTGTATGAACGCGAAAATCGAATTTTCTTCCATTGACTTCCATGAGGCGAATCCCTTGTTGGATAATATATGAATCTAATTTTTTTTGTGAAAAAACGTTTTCCCACAAAGATGATAACGTTGGAAAGGTTTGCGACCGGTTAGTTCCATGTTCATCTCGAAATCGGCATTCATACTTCGTGTTTTTCTTCAAAAGATGGTAAATACCTAAACCGAGACTGCCGTTGGCGGGCTTTAAATATGCTTCGCCATAACGTTTTAAAAATTGATCGGCGGTCTCGATCGTAGGATAAAAAGACGTGTTTGGAAGGTACGGCCTGGATAATGGATGTTTTTCAAGCAGACGGTATATTTCCCATTTATTAAAAAAGTTTTCGTTAAACCAAGGGATTCCGTATTCTTTTTTTAATGTTTCTTTAATTGCTTGAAATGTTTCATCGTTTTCAATTCGACGGTTTGGCAAGCGATTGTAGATAACGGTAGGAAACGGAACTTCATGCTGGACCCAACCGTTTTCTGTATAAAAATACCCCGTTATCGTTCCTTTCT
It encodes:
- a CDS encoding YheC/YheD family protein, translated to MKYTLTIQEAEENTIYLPPDISLSGQTMAAFGSMSTACCFVSSPVLDKHIVITNDVAKRLQIPFSADIHLFLTEDTVHLGPLIGIFTAGFTKSPLRPVGKRSFFFAKLLSQEKKVGGFAFVFGAHHIHWEKGTITGYFYTENGWVQHEVPFPTVIYNRLPNRRIENDETFQAIKETLKKEYGIPWFNENFFNKWEIYRLLEKHPLSRPYLPNTSFYPTIETADQFLKRYGEAYLKPANGSLGLGIYHLLKKNTKYECRFRDEHGTNRSQTFPTLSSLWENVFSQKKLDSYIIQQGIRLMEVNGRKFDFRVHTNKNEEGVWQVSAIAAKIAEKRSVTTHINNGGIVKTIEEIFPDRSTRNHIIRQLHDTALTLSRCLEEQLQMNIGEIGFDLGIDQQYRIWMFEANSKPGRCIFKHPKLKRYDELTAMLSLAYAVYLSKKIIDEPEALFT
- a CDS encoding ABC transporter ATP-binding protein is translated as MAELRLEHIYKIYDNNVIAVKDFNLHIKDKEFIVFVGPSGCGKSTTLRMIAGLEEISKGDLYIDGKRMNDVAPKDRDIAMVFQNYALYPHMSVYDNMAFGLKLRKFPKAEIERRVREAARILGLEQYLDRKPKALSGGQRQRVALGRAIVRDAKVFLMDEPLSNLDAKLRVQMRSEIAKLHQRLETTTIYVTHDQTEAMTMATRLVVMKDGVIQQVGTPREVYEKPENIFVGGFIGSPAMNFLKGTLQDGKFVIGNITISVPEGKMKVLRDQGYIGKEVILGIRPEDIHDEPLFLEASPNTKITARVEVAELLGAESMIYSNINGQEFVARIDARTEIKPGHQLDLALDMNKAHFFDIETEKRIRSADEK
- a CDS encoding YheC/YheD family protein, encoding MQEAGSIAIVLPFSSIYEKFVQGYVFVRGLGQWVPVTAPLPDVFYNRIKSRSEEKTDEFQRIIEFLNNLCIPFFNRSFFTKWELYETLQKNDQLRPHLPATLLVHDTDDIRKMLQTHGSVYVKPNEGAKGKGLFRLTSSPLQTHILYEQINVRKTLTSLDELTPLFSSKRYIVQQTIDADTWKGNRYDLRVLVHYHHGAYAISGIGVRMAPAQQLTTHVLNGGKLLPYSEVKHRIDEALLCNLISECGKEMSKHFGFIGEFSADIGLSKDGQLYMYELNAKPMIFDEPDIQHHGAKQLISLFDELAGFLSS
- a CDS encoding PucR family transcriptional regulator; this encodes MLKQLKSYYKDAIVINEQVADTDAYEWFYTKDGDKIGICKQRLSKQEKQLLSIFLTPIPDVSRTISDEEMAWHRWVTHGDSTLLQHFSSHSPYYRFIHFFIKGSVVNKDDFFDVISGLFSEHIIIVWEHDYRGVIIEKKQKPTLDPLPFAEIIDTLSTDFYVTIHLFIGHIHPYGDHLYELFCHEKQCFQLAQTYMPTQTVYQMEDVIPLLLIHGSSELEMIKKSLPFLETLDDESLHIIKTFFQCNLNVSLAAKKLYMHRNSLQYRIDKFIEKTGIDIKHFKGAVAVYLAILLQQYADN